CGGCGGTGTGGAGCTTCTCCAGTTCGCCCTCGATATCGCTTGTCTCCTCGCTGTTGCCGATGTTTGCGTTGACCTTTGTCGCAAACTCCCGGCCGATAATCATCGGGTCGAGTGAGTCGTGGCCGACGTTTGCAGGAATCACCGCCTGTCCGTCGCCGACTTGCTGCCGGACGAATTCGGGGTCGACGCTCTCGCGCTCGGCGATTCGCTCCATCTCGTCGGTGATAGTCCCGTTCCGGGCCGCTGCTAGCTGCGTCATAATCACTAGGTTATACTACTGGATTATAAATCTGCGGTGAGCGGTCGCGGTAAAGAGACCCTGTCAATACTGGGACCGACCCCAACACCGATGTACGCGAACGGGGAATAGACGAACAATGGCCTGCCGGACCCGCCGCGCAGTACTCACAGCGCTGGGGAGTGGTATCGCTGTGACGGCAGGCTGTGGGGCGTTCGGTCAGGACCGGGTTGACATCCTAGTCGCGGGGAGTTTGCAGAACGCCGCCAGTGAGACGCTCCAGACTCAGACAGACGTCGAAATCGCTGTCGAGGCCCGCGGCTCTGTTCAGGCCGCACGTCTGGTCGCCGACGGGAAGCGCGACCCAGCCATCGTCGCGCTGGCGGATCCGACGCTGTTCGACCGAGTCATGGACACCGTTTGGCACGCTGTGGTCGCCAGTAACGAGATGGTGCTGGCGTACAACCCGGAGACTGACGGCGGGGCACGCGTCGCCGACGCGGAACCGTGGTACGGTCCACTCCGGACTGGCAGTGTTTCCATGGGCCGAACCGACCCGACGCTCGACCCGCTCGGCTACCGGACACTGTTCGTGCTCGAACTGGCTGCCGGCTACTACGACGAACCGGGCCTGAGCGACGCGGTCCTCTCGCCGGACCAGACCTATCCGGAGACGCAACTGCTCGCGCAGTTCGAGACGGGTGCTGTCGATGCCGCGTTCGTCTACCGGAGCATGGCTATCGAGCGGGACTACCCCTTCCGAGAGTTTCCGCCAGAGATACACCTTGGGGACCCCGCGCACGCGGAACAGTACCAGTCCACCAGCTATGCACTGCCAAACGGCGCGGCAATCACTGGCAGCCCAATCGAGTACGGAGCCGTCCGCCGTGATGAGCAAGAAGCAACACGTACAGCCTTCGAGGCAGTCCTGTCCGGTGACTGGCTCGCACCACACGGATTTACCGTCCGCCAGACGTATCCTCGACTAGTGGGAGATGTCCCGAGTACTGTCACGCGGTGAAACCAGAGCCGGCCACACGGTCGGCGTTCGCGAGCTCGTCCCTGTACTGGGAGCGGTGTTGCTCCTGTATTTCGTCGTTCCGGTAGCGGTGCTCGTGCTCACGTACTCCCCAGCGGCGCTGCTGACCAGCCTGACGGAGCCGTACATCATCAACGCCGCGATCACCTCCCTCGTCGCCGCGTTCGGCAGTACGACCCTCGCCGTCGTGTTTGGCCTCCCACTGGCCTACTGGCTCTCGAAGAACACCGGGGCGCTGGCGACCGCCGCGATGGGTGCCGTCGTGCTGCCGCTCGTCCTCCCGCCAGTCGTCAGCGGGATGTTGCTGTTGACCGTCGTCGGCCCGAACGGGCTCGGCGGCCTCACCGATCTGGCGCTGACGCGGTCGCTGCTTGGCGTCGTCGCCGCCCAGACGTTCGTCGCGTCGCCGTTCTTCGTCGTCACCGCCAAGGCCGCCTTCGATGGCATCGACGACCACCTCGAAGAGGCGTCACGGTCGCTCGGACGTGACTGGGTCGGAACGATGCGCACAGTGACGGTTCCACTCGCGAAGCCCGGCCTGCTCGCCGGCCTCGTGCTGACGTTCGCCCGTGCGATGGGCGAGTTCGGCGCGACGATGATGCTGGCGTACTACCCGCGGACGCTGCCCGTCCAGATCTGGGCCTCGTTCATCTCGGACGGGCTGGACGCGGCACTCCCCGTGGCAGTGGTCCTGCTCAGCGTCGCGCTCGGGACGCTACTGATAGTCCACGCGCTCCGGGCGACGCCGTGGCGATAGCGGCCGGTGTCGGAAACGAGTACTAGGACCGCTCGTGGGCCCAGAACTCCTCGTCGACAGTGACCTCTTTCTTGAACAGCGGGACCTCCTCTTTCAGACGGTTGATTCCGTCTTCGACTGCACGGAACGCCTCGCCCCGGTGACCGGCCAGAATAACGACGAAAACGATGTCCTCGCCGGCCTCGACCACGCCGGTCTTGTGGTGCAAGCGGACCGCGTAGACGCCATCGCGGGCTTCGAGGTCCCGCCGGAGCGCAGCCATTTTTTCCGCGGCGACCTCGTCGTAGCGCTCGAACTCCAGCAGTTCCGTCGGCGGGTCCTCCGGCCCCTCCTGTGCGCGGACGCGCCCGGTGAAAGTCGCGATTGCGCCGGAGTAGACCTCGTCCGGGTCCCGCTTTACCTCCGCCACGAGCGTTTCCAGCGTGATGTACGGGTCCCGCTCCTCCATCGCGGTGATGATTTCATCGAGGGCAGCGTCCGCGCCGTGGGGCGCGCGATGGACGACGGGGTCGGCGACCTCGCGGTCGCCGAGGACGACCTTCGGGATGCTCGCGTCCGAGTACCCCTCGACGAGCGCGTAGTCGTAGTCGGGCGCAAGGGCGTCCAGCGTCTCCTCCAGCGTCCGCGACTGGCCCGTCGCGTACCACTCGCCATCGTCGGTGAGCGCAACCGTCTCGGCCGCCCCAGCGTCGCGGTGGCGGGCCGTGTCCTTCCCGGCGGTGTCGACGTCCGGCGCGTGCGTGCAGTGTTTGACCGTCGCGACACGTCCGCTCTCGGAGAGCCGCTGGGTCAGCCGCTCGACCAGCGTGGTCTTCCCCGACTCGGAGTGGCCGACGATACCGAGGACTTGCATGCACGCCAGTAGCAGGGCAACGTAGATAGACCTTTTTCATA
The Haloarcula sp. CBA1129 genome window above contains:
- a CDS encoding extracellular solute-binding protein, which gives rise to MACRTRRAVLTALGSGIAVTAGCGAFGQDRVDILVAGSLQNAASETLQTQTDVEIAVEARGSVQAARLVADGKRDPAIVALADPTLFDRVMDTVWHAVVASNEMVLAYNPETDGGARVADAEPWYGPLRTGSVSMGRTDPTLDPLGYRTLFVLELAAGYYDEPGLSDAVLSPDQTYPETQLLAQFETGAVDAAFVYRSMAIERDYPFREFPPEIHLGDPAHAEQYQSTSYALPNGAAITGSPIEYGAVRRDEQEATRTAFEAVLSGDWLAPHGFTVRQTYPRLVGDVPSTVTR
- a CDS encoding ABC transporter permease, which encodes MSRVLSRGETRAGHTVGVRELVPVLGAVLLLYFVVPVAVLVLTYSPAALLTSLTEPYIINAAITSLVAAFGSTTLAVVFGLPLAYWLSKNTGALATAAMGAVVLPLVLPPVVSGMLLLTVVGPNGLGGLTDLALTRSLLGVVAAQTFVASPFFVVTAKAAFDGIDDHLEEASRSLGRDWVGTMRTVTVPLAKPGLLAGLVLTFARAMGEFGATMMLAYYPRTLPVQIWASFISDGLDAALPVAVVLLSVALGTLLIVHALRATPWR
- a CDS encoding molybdopterin synthase, yielding MQVLGIVGHSESGKTTLVERLTQRLSESGRVATVKHCTHAPDVDTAGKDTARHRDAGAAETVALTDDGEWYATGQSRTLEETLDALAPDYDYALVEGYSDASIPKVVLGDREVADPVVHRAPHGADAALDEIITAMEERDPYITLETLVAEVKRDPDEVYSGAIATFTGRVRAQEGPEDPPTELLEFERYDEVAAEKMAALRRDLEARDGVYAVRLHHKTGVVEAGEDIVFVVILAGHRGEAFRAVEDGINRLKEEVPLFKKEVTVDEEFWAHERS